The genomic region CATTGACGATCTTCACTACGACTGCCGTCTAGAGCGACAAACTCCCCTACACCGCAATCGGACCATTCCGTGCAACGGGAGGCGTTGTCGGACGTGGAATAGGTGCCGAATTCACAGGATGAGCATTGACGGTCTTCGGTGTCGCTACCGACTTGAGCGACAAACTCACCGGCGTCGCAGGTGGTCCATTCGACACAAGTCTCAGCGTTCTGGGTCGAGGTGAAGGTGCCACCCTCGCAAATGGTGCAAGAGCGGTCTGCGGTCGACGAACCCTCAATGTCTACAAACTGTCCGGCGTTGCAGGTGGTCCATTCGACGCAAGTTTCAGCGTTCTGGGTCGAGGTGAAGGTGCCACCTTCGCAAGTCGAGCACGCGCGGTCGGCGGTGTCAGAACCTTCGGATTCTACAAACTGTCCGGCGTCGCAGGTGGTCCATTCGACGCAAGTTTCAGCGTTCTGGGTGGAGGAGAAGGTGCCGCCTTCGCAAGCGGTGCAAGAGCGGTCGGCGGTGGAGGAGCCTTCGGCGTCGACAAATTGGCCAGCGTCGCAGGTGGTCCAGGCGGTGCAAGAATCCGCGTTCTGGGTGGTGGAGTAGGTTCCGTCAGCACAGGAGGTGCATGAGCGGTCGGCGGTCGAGGAACCTTCGAGGTCTACGAACTGTCCGGCGTCGCAGGTGGTCCACGCGTCACAGCTCGGGGCGTTCTCCGTGGACGAGAAGGTGCCGCCTTCGCAAGTCGTGCATGTGCGGTCGGCGGTCGACGAACCTTCGACGTCGACAAACTGGCCGGCGTTGCAGGTGGTCCAGGCGGTGCAGGATTCGGCGTTCTGGGTGGTGGAGTAGGTTCCGTCAGCACAGGAGGTGCACGTGCGGTCGGCCGAGGACGTTCCTTGCTCGCTGATGCGCTCACCAGGCTCGCAGGTGGTCCATGCCTCACAGCTCGGGGCGTTTTCCGCAGACGAGAAGGTGCCGCCTTCGCAAGTCGTGCAGGTCTGGTCGGAGGTCGCCGAACCTTCTGTTTCTACAAATTGGCCGGCCAGGCAGCGGGTCCAGGCCACGCAGGCGCTGGCGGGGTTGGCGTCGTGGTCCCAGGTGCCGGTGGGGCAGATCACTTCAGGGGCGTCGCCGCCGGCGCAGAAGGTTCCGGCATCGCAGGCGTCGCAGACTACCGGGGAGGTTTCGGTGGCCGCTTCGGTCTGGACGGTTCCGGCGGCGCAGGTGCCGACGTCGCTGCATTGCGTGGAGTTGGGGGCGTCGGAGTATGTACCTTCCGGGCAGAGGTCGCAGGTTTGGTCGACGCTGTCGGAGCCGTCGGCGTCGACAAATTCACCGGGGACACACTCGGTCCAGGTCTGGCAGCTTGAGGCGTTTTCCTGATCGGAGAAGGTGCCGGAGGGGCACGAGGCGCAGCTTAAGTCTTCAGTTGCGGAGCCTTCGGAATCTACAAACTGGCCCGCCGGACAGACCGACCAGCTCTGGCAGCTTGGGGCATTTTCGGTGGTGGAGAAGGTGCCCTGCTCGCAGGTCTCGCAGACTCGGTCGGAGTCCGTGGTACCGTCGGAGGCGATGAAGTCGCCGGGTTCGCATACGGTGAATGCTGAGCACGCGCCGCTGTCGTTGAGAAACTCTCCCTCAGGGCAGGTCGAGCAGACCACGTCTGTGGTGGCAGAGCCCGGCGTCGCGACGAGCTCATCGTCGGCGCATTCGCTAAAAGGGACGCAAGGGGTGGCCGGGTCGGCGTCGTCGTCCCAGGTGCCTTCGTCGCACGCTACGGGGTCGGACTCGCCACCGGGGCAGTAGGTTCCCGCCTCGCAGAGGGCGCATCCGGGGCCGGCGGCGCCCTCGTCACAATCTGGAATCTCGGCCGAAGGGTCTTCGGCGCCGCAGGCGACGGCGAAGAAGAGCATGGCGAGTAGCAGAGCGTTGCGAAGTGTTTGCGAGATGGGAGGGCGGTGGGGGGCGGTCATGGTGTGGTCCTGGGATAAATTCGGATAGTTCGCATAAGAAGGTCAGGGTTCTCGAAAGCAATAGTGGCTGGGATACAGGCACATAGCGGTGAGGGCCGGGTTTGGGTGGGCGCTAAGGGCTGGTGTGCATGCGCCGTACCGCGCCCGCGGTTTTTTCCACCCCCCTCGGGTTGATGAATGGTGGATATGTAAAGAAGCGTATAGGTGGGGGGAGGGGGATGTCAATGTCGGGGGGGGGTTGGAGTTTGGACGTGCCGGTGTTTGTGATGGCGTAAGCACGTGAATGAAAGTGCCCCTCGCCAGATGCGGGGGGCTTTTTGTTGGGCTCAGGCAGCCCGGGAGGGGGGAGGTCACCTCCCACCTCTCGGGCAGGCCGAGCCCCTCAGGGGCAGGTGGGCTGCGGCGATGGGGCACAGCCAGCTCGGTCGGAGCGCTGGCGGCGCTCGGGAGAGGCCAGGGGAGGGTGTTCGGAGCGCTGGCGGCGTAAAAAACAGGCTCGGTCAGCCCTTCGAGGGGGAGGGTACCCCCCCGGGTCGGGACAGGGGGAGGGCGGCGCGGGCAGGTGGGGTGGCGGGGTTGGGGCAGGGGGAGGGCTGTCGGAGCTCGGACGGGGCGAAGCGTGTGGGTGGGGAGGGCTGTCGGAGCTCGGACGGGGCGGGGCGTGTGAGGCGTTGGGGTTCGCGGGTTGTGGTTGGGTGGTTATGGGGCGCCGGGGTTTGCGGTGTGGGTCGATTCGAGCGTGCCGTTGGGGTTTGCGGGTTGCGAATGGAGGCTTAGCGCTCGCCGCCGGTACGCCCCGGATCCAGGGGCCAGTCGGCGTCGCTGGCGAGGTGTTGCAGCCAGTTGAGGAGTGGTTAGGAGCGGCGCAGGATGCGGTACGCGGCCACCGGGCCTACCACAAGGAGGGGGAGCGCGAGCATGACGGCGGCGATTGCCGTCGCGGCGAGGAGGACCGGGGGCGCGGAGGGTAGGGCGCCGGCGTCGAGGGACGGGGCGAGCAGGACGTGGGTGAGCACGGTGAGCGCCATCGTGGCCGACATGGCGATCATGAGCATCATCAGAGACCAGAACCCGGTGAGTAGGAAACAGACGAACATCAGACCCCAGCGTCCGGTCACCAGCTCGATGTTGCGTCGGAGCGCTTGCATGGGGCTTTTGTGCTCCAGGAAGAGAATCGCGACGTAGGGAAGCAACGCGCCGCCCAGCACGGCGGTCGTCATCGCGATGGGGATGGCCATGACCTCGGGGAGATCGAGGGCACGGGCCATAGGCTCGATCTCCCAGAGCGCCAGGTAGAAGAAGAGAGCCAGCAGCAGCGTGCCGGAGCGGTGGGGCTTCTGCGCCAGAATGGTCGTGAGGGGCGTTGAGTTTGGGCGATCGGTGTTCTGGCTGGCGAGCAGGTGGGCGCGCCCGTAGACCAAGCCAAGGGCCAGGGAGGCGACAAACTTCAGGGGGACGGCGTCGATGCAGGAGGGGGCATGCTCGGAGATCAGCGAGGCGATGAGCATGGCCAGGCCGGCGCTGGCGCCGGCGATGAGGCCCAGATCACGGCGGTTTGCGCGCCAGACTTTGCCAGCCTCATGGAGCCAGGCGTTGAGGCTGGGGGCGTGGTCTGTATCACGTGTCTTTGTGTGGAGCTGGTGCATGGCGAGGAGCAGGGCCGCGAACGCAAGGAGCGTAGCTGTGATCATGGCGCCTGCGTTTAGCCAGCCGCCCAGAAAGGCCCCGCCAACGAGAGCGCTGACGACGACCGTGAGCAGCCCCAGCTTCACGTCGGTCGAGCGCCAGATTGCGCGTAGGTCGTTCATCCAGGACATACGATTCATTTCCATTCTTCGGAGGGCGCCTTGCGCACGCTTGCCTCAGAGCGCAGCCACCGCGTCGGCTGACTCGCCGGCCCGCTTCTCGGGCGATTTTGCCTCGTTATGCTGTGTCAGGACCCGATACGTGGCCACCGGAAACACCACAAACACCGGCAGCGAATAGAAGCTCAGGAGCACCCACGCTGCGACCAAAATACCCAGGACGCCGAGCAGCGCGACCGGGGCGGCGGCGGTGCCGACGAGCATAGGGGTCAGGAGTCCGACGGTATAAATGGCCGAGACGATGAGGGCGCCTGCGGCCAGCGCGACGAAGATGAAAGCGAACCAGGTGAGCACGAGGAAGACGAACATCAGGCCCCAGCGTCCGGTCACGAGGTCGATGTTTCGTTGGAGGGCCTGAATGGGATTTTTGCGCTCCACCATGAGGATGGAGACGTAGGGGAGCATCACGCCAGTGATCAGGCCGCCGGCAATGGCCAGGGGGACGTCCATAAACTCGGGGACGCCCAGCAGCTTGTAGATATAGGCGAAGTCGAAGGCCGCGGCGTAGATCAAGACGCCGATCACCACCGTGCCGAAACGAAAGCTAGAGAGCTTTATGACGTCTTTCAGGGGCGTCGACTCGCCGCTTTCGGTGTTGTGATGGGCGAGGAGCTGGGCGGTGCCATAGACCCAGGCGATGGCGACGGCGGCGAGGATTTTCAGGGGGATGGCGTCCACGAAGGTGGGGGCGTAGGTCTTCATCACGTGGGCCGTGAGCATCCACACCCCGGCGCTGGCGGCGGCAATAAGCCCGAGATCCCAGTGGCTGGCGAGCCAGACGCGGCGGACTTCACGGAGCCAGCGTCCGAAGGCGCTTCTGGGTTCTGTGGCGGGCGTGTCGTCGTCACGTCGGCGGATCGCGAGGAAGAGCAGCCCCAGGGCGATGACGGCCACGCCCAACAACGTGATCGCGGACATCTCGCCGAGGAACGCGGAGAGCCCCGCGACTGCGACCAGCGCAAGGACGATCAGGCCGAGCTGGTTGGCTCTGGCCTTTCCGAGACGGCGCAGGGCATCGATCCATTCTTTTGAATCCATCACGTCTCCTTGAGGGGGGCTGCGGCGTTTCAGCGTAGGTGTGGGGAGAGGGTAGCGAGCGGAGGCGGGGGAGACAAATGGAGGGGTTGGGAGGTGCGCGGTGTGGGTCGATTCGGGCGGGGCGTTGGGGTTTGCGGGTTGTGGTTGGGTGGTTGGGTGGTTGGGTGGTTGTGGGGCCTGGGAGGTGCGCGGTGTGGGTCGATTCGGGAGGACCACCGGGGTACGCGGGTGTGCCGACCGCCGCAGGTCGACGCTGGCAGCGTCGCTGCGTCGTCGCGGTAGCGCTGCTACTCGCTCCTCCTGGCTCCTTGCCAATCGTCGCCCTGGATGCCGGTCGGGTTGGGGGGGGAGAAGTAAAGGTAGGTGGATTTTGGGAGATGCCCATGATGCGGTGCAGGTAGTCGGGCTTGATCTCGGGCTCCGGCTCGGGCTCGTAGCTGGTACTGGTGCTCGTCCTCGTACTCGTCCTCGTAGCTGGTACTGGTGCTCGTACTCGTAGCTGGTACTGGTGCTCGTACTCGTAGCGGGCACTGGTGCTCGAACTCGTGCGCCGCCGGCCGTACACACGAATCGACCAACGCCGCGAACCGCCGGCGCCCCACAACCACCTAACCACAAACCTCCCAATCCCCGCGGACCTCCCGAGTCTCTCAACCACCTAACCACACCGAGAGCCCGCCAACACCCGCACGAACCTCCCCACCCCCGTGAACCCCCTCACCCCTCGGCCATCTCAAAGTCCTGAAAATCAAAGCCGGGGACGACCACGCACGCCATCAGCGCGTAGCCGGCGGGGCCGGGCTGGGGGTGGGCGCTCTGCCAGTGGCCGGCGGGGACGAGGGCCTGCAGGCGGAGCTCGGAGGTGGGGCCGAGTGTGAGGGTGCTCAGGCGGCTTTCGTCGGGGGCTTTGATGCGCAGGGTGAGCGGGTCGCCCATCAGGTGGAACCAGAGCTCGTCGGAGCTGACGCGGTGGCGTTTGGAGTGCTGGTGGCTTTTGAGGAGGTAGTAGATGGCGGTGCCGGCCTGGCGGCGGCCGTCTTTGCCGGGGAGGACCTCGGGGGGAAGGGTGATGGAGGAGCGCCAGGTTTCTGAGTAAAAACCGCCCTCGGGGTGGGGTTTGAGGGCATGGCGGGCGATGAGCTCGTCGGCGGTGGGTTTTTCAAACTTTTCGGTGCGGTTGATGGTTTCGGCGCGGTCGGGCATGGGTGGATCCTCATATCGGGTAAAAAGCGGAAGCCAGGGGCTCGTGTGGAGCGCGAAGCGCGATCATCGAGCGGATTTGAAAATATGCTCTGCGGTGCGCAGGCCGCCAAGGGCCACGGCCAGGGTGCTTTGCCCGGGGAAGGCGGTGTCGCCGACGAGGTAGAGGTTTTTGGCGACCTGCTGGGGGCCGAGGTCGCGGTAGTGGTGCAGGCCTTTTACGCGAGGGATGCCGCCGACATAGCCGCCGGGGCGGCCGGTGAAGCGCTCGAAGGTGCGAGGGCTGCCGGTCATCTCGAAGAGGGTGGCGCGGGCAAGCTCGGGGGCGCGTAGCTGGAGGGTCTGGCGCATGCGATCTTGCACGGATTGGGTGTAGGCGGCGCGCTCCTCGGGGCTTGCGCCCAGGTAGCGGCGCATGTCGACGTGGGTGGAGACGGTGACGACGCGCTGGCCCTCGGGGGCGCGATCGCGCTCATCGGCGCCGCTGACCGAGCAGAAGATGTGGTTGCCTTCCTGGAAGGGGCGGTGGGGGTCGTCGACGAGTTCGAGGTGGAAGGCCTCCTGGCGGGCGATGCGCTGGCGGTCGACGCCCAGGTAGAGCATGGCGGCGCCCCAGCCGCCTTCGACGGCGCGCTGTTTGCGGTGGAGTGAGGGGCTTGCGAGCGCGGGGTCGGCCAGGAGCTTCAGCAGGGCCGAGGGCAGGAGGTTGGCGATGACGTGACGGGCGCGCAGGGTGTGGCGGCGGCTCTCGACGAGCCAGTGGTCGTGCTCGCGGGAGATGCGGCGCACGGCGTCGGCCATCAAGACCTGGCCGCCGAGGTTTTCGACGGCGTCGGAGAGGGCGCTGGCGAGCTGGCCGATGCCGCCGTGGATGTGGCCGGTGCCGCGAAAGAAGTAGTCCATGGCGGCCAGGGCGAAGGGGGCTTCGGCCTCGTCGGCGCTGGCCTGGACGGTGATCTGGCAGACGGCGTTGAGGTAGGTGCGCAGGGGCAAAAAGTTCTGGAGGTCAAAGCGTTTGAGAAGATCGCCCACCGAGCGCCCCACCGCGCCCAGGAGCACCAGGTAGCCCGGGGAGCGGGCGATGTGGCGCAGGAGGTTGGAAGGGTTGAAAGGGGGGAGGAGCGTGGGGTCGTCAAAGAGCTGCCAGAGGGCGTCGGCGACGCGCTTCTGGTAGGCGAAGAAGCGTCGGATGGCCTCGGCCGGGGCGCCGGGAAGGGCGCAGAAGGAGGCGGTCAGCGCGTCGCGATCGCTGGAGATGGGGAGATTAAGGTCGGGGGCGCGCAGGGTGACGAGCGGGTCCATGCTCTCAAAGCGCACCGGAAGGTTGTGGCGCTTAATCCAGCGGTCAAAGAGCTGGCCTTCGCCAAAGCCGCTGAAGAGGGTGGCGCCGGACTCAAAGCGGTAGCCGCGGCGGCGGAAGGTGCTGGCGCAGCCGCCCGGGTAGGTCAGCCGCTCGAAGATGGCGAGTGAGGCGCCGCGTTCGGCCAGGGTCAGCGCGGCGCTCAGGCCGCCAAAACCGGCGCCGATGACGATGGCGTCCAAAACATCGGGGGTGTTCATGGGGATTTACTGCCGACTGCGGGGGAAGGGAGGGGGGGAGGAGCGTGTCGGCAGAAGAGGTAGGCACCGGGGAGCGATGGC from Lujinxingia vulgaris harbors:
- a CDS encoding RCC1 domain-containing protein, which encodes MTAPHRPPISQTLRNALLLAMLFFAVACGAEDPSAEIPDCDEGAAGPGCALCEAGTYCPGGESDPVACDEGTWDDDADPATPCVPFSECADDELVATPGSATTDVVCSTCPEGEFLNDSGACSAFTVCEPGDFIASDGTTDSDRVCETCEQGTFSTTENAPSCQSWSVCPAGQFVDSEGSATEDLSCASCPSGTFSDQENASSCQTWTECVPGEFVDADGSDSVDQTCDLCPEGTYSDAPNSTQCSDVGTCAAGTVQTEAATETSPVVCDACDAGTFCAGGDAPEVICPTGTWDHDANPASACVAWTRCLAGQFVETEGSATSDQTCTTCEGGTFSSAENAPSCEAWTTCEPGERISEQGTSSADRTCTSCADGTYSTTQNAESCTAWTTCNAGQFVDVEGSSTADRTCTTCEGGTFSSTENAPSCDAWTTCDAGQFVDLEGSSTADRSCTSCADGTYSTTQNADSCTAWTTCDAGQFVDAEGSSTADRSCTACEGGTFSSTQNAETCVEWTTCDAGQFVESEGSDTADRACSTCEGGTFTSTQNAETCVEWTTCNAGQFVDIEGSSTADRSCTICEGGTFTSTQNAETCVEWTTCDAGEFVAQVGSDTEDRQCSSCEFGTYSTSDNASRCTEWSDCGVGEFVALDGSRSEDRQCLVCETGTYSTSDNASNCTEWTQCAPGQYVSIMGSSSSDQECTACATGTFSDIVNAEHCTSWSQCEPGEILVATGTSSSNNECSACAPGTYNTTLNATSCEPWTDCFAGEYVVEEPSAAQDRVCNSCFEGSYSDDLNADQCEIWTVCVDDEYVFLDGTETMDRQCEACPDEQISRGPNASKCTISSPFVDVSAGNNHTCGLQADGTIWCWGANWLGQLGNDSTNDSVIPVKVTGISDAIAVSAGFNHTCALRETGAVLCWGSGLGLGNGLSDNSSTPVEVTGLADAVSVSAGNSSSCAVRETGSILCWGHNGAGRLGNGSTTHTLTPVSVTGISDAISVSTGSSHTCALREDGSVACWGNGTNGELGNGSYTSHSTPVMVSGLTDATTVRVGSMFTCATRETGTVVCWGWGGGTGFQTNTPSPVAVADLAEVINIDTGGGHTCALIKTGAIRCWGRGSNAQLGDGFTENRYPPVTVNTMSDATTVSAGNAHTCALSETGAIRCWGHNAYGQLGNDSTNDQLSPIEITWP
- a CDS encoding phytoene desaturase family protein, with protein sequence MNTPDVLDAIVIGAGFGGLSAALTLAERGASLAIFERLTYPGGCASTFRRRGYRFESGATLFSGFGEGQLFDRWIKRHNLPVRFESMDPLVTLRAPDLNLPISSDRDALTASFCALPGAPAEAIRRFFAYQKRVADALWQLFDDPTLLPPFNPSNLLRHIARSPGYLVLLGAVGRSVGDLLKRFDLQNFLPLRTYLNAVCQITVQASADEAEAPFALAAMDYFFRGTGHIHGGIGQLASALSDAVENLGGQVLMADAVRRISREHDHWLVESRRHTLRARHVIANLLPSALLKLLADPALASPSLHRKQRAVEGGWGAAMLYLGVDRQRIARQEAFHLELVDDPHRPFQEGNHIFCSVSGADERDRAPEGQRVVTVSTHVDMRRYLGASPEERAAYTQSVQDRMRQTLQLRAPELARATLFEMTGSPRTFERFTGRPGGYVGGIPRVKGLHHYRDLGPQQVAKNLYLVGDTAFPGQSTLAVALGGLRTAEHIFKSAR
- a CDS encoding cupin domain-containing protein, which translates into the protein MPDRAETINRTEKFEKPTADELIARHALKPHPEGGFYSETWRSSITLPPEVLPGKDGRRQAGTAIYYLLKSHQHSKRHRVSSDELWFHLMGDPLTLRIKAPDESRLSTLTLGPTSELRLQALVPAGHWQSAHPQPGPAGYALMACVVVPGFDFQDFEMAEG